The stretch of DNA ACCCCAATAATGGAATTCTCGCAGTACTTTTTCTTTTGAAAATATCAAAATATCTGATACTTTCTGCCCTTATCATTGCGATGGCAAGACCAAGAACTTTTACAGTTTCCCAGGACAGAGATGACACCAAGGGAATTGACATCATGCTCTCTGTAGATGTATCGCTAAGTATGCTGGCTAAAGACCTAACTCCTGACCGTTTGACTGCACTTAAAAATATTGCAATAAAATTTGTTGAAAAACGTCCTAATGACAGGGTGGGGCTTGTGACGTATTCCGGAGAAGCCTTTACAAAAGTTCCGGTCACTTCGGACCATCAGGTAGTCATCGATGAATTAAAGAATCTGAATCCCCTGGAACTCCAGCCGGGAACGGCAATCGGGGAAGGACTTTCTGTAGCGGTTAATCACCTGAAGAACAGCAAAGCAAAAAGTAAAATTATTATTCTGATGACAGATGGTGTTAATACCATTGAAAATGCAATGCCTACGCAGGTAGGAGCAGAGCTCGCTAAGAATAATAATATAAAAGTATATTCGATCGGGATAGGAACAAACGGTTATGCATTAATGCCTACACAAACAGATATCTTTGGTGATCTGGTGTTTACGGAAACCGAAGTTAAAATTGATGAGCCTATTTTGAGAGAAATTGCTCAGGTAACCGGCGGTAAATATTTCAGAGCAACTTCCAATAGTAGTCTGGAGGAAGTTTATGATGAGATTAACCAACTGGAAAAATCTGACGTGAAGGTCTCTAAATTATATAATTATGAGGAATATTTTAAAATTTTCCTTTGGATAGCCCTGGGAATGTTAGTAATGGATGCATTGTTGAGATGGGTATTTTATAAATTTTTAAGCTGATGAATTGGTATTTAGGAAATTATTGGTATTTATTGCTGTTGCTGCTTTTGCCGCTGCTGGCCTATCTATTGGTTCATTATCTGAAATGGAAAAATAAGAAGAAGAATATTTTTGCAGACAGTCAGTTTCATGAAGACTTATTTGAAAAGAAATCCGGATTTACGAAGGTTTTTCCAACCTTGTACTTATTGGGCATTTTATTTTTAATCTTTTCAATCATTGATTTATTAAACGGATCGGAAGAAATAAAGACCAATCAAAAATTAAATAATGTGATCTTTATGCTTGATGTCTCCAATTCGATGAATGCTGAAGATATTAATCCTAACCGTTTAAACGAAGCAAAAAATGTAATGATCAATACCATGCAGAAGATGAGAAACGATAAGATTGGTATTGTGATTTTTGCAGGTGAGGCAACTTCTATTATGCCGCTGACTACAGATTACGCTTCTGCTGAAACATATATTAATGCAATAGAGACCAACTCTATGCAGATTCAGGGAACTGATTTTTTAAAGGCTATGCGCACGGCGGTGAACAAATTTAAAAATGTAAGCAAAGGAGCCCGGAAAGTAGTCTTGTTGAGCGATGGGGAAGATAATGAAGGAAATGATAATGCAGCGATAAAATTAGCTAATAAAGAGGGCATTATGGTTACTTCTGTAGGAATCGGCTCCGATGAAGGAGCACCTGTACCAGAGTATGTTTTCGGACAATTAATGGGGTATAAAGCTGACCGAAATGGAGAGACTGTAATTTCTAAAAGACAGACAGCAGCTTTAAAAAAGATGGCGGAATCAACAGGCGGAAACTATATTGATGGAAATAATGTTAATGAGGCACCGGATCGGATTATTGATGCTCTGAACAGAAAAATGTCTTCTTCAGAAACATTGGTGAAATCTCAGAATGCGAATCATTATTATCAGTATTTTCTGGCCGTTTCTTTATTCTTTTTCTTTTTAATTTACATTTTCAATCCAAAGAGAGATTTCAATGTGTAGTATTATCCAATTTTCTTTGTATTTTTAAGGGAATACTTTAACCCAACTTTAACAAATAAAGGCCTGTTTATTAACATATAAAGGAATAATTTTGCACATAATGAATACTAAAATCATTTTTTTATCGTTTATAATTGCTTTTCTAGCGTCAGATTTCTTGTTTGCTCAAGAAAACTATAGGACTTTGGTGTATGAGGGTAATCAAAAATTCAATGGTAAAAACTATGATGGAGCATCTTCTAAATACATGGAAGCTATTAAATCCAATGAAAAAGATTTTACGGCACATTACAATCTAGGCAATGCTTTGTATAAAAATAAAAAATATGAAGAGGCCAAGGTTGAGTTTGAAAAAGCACAACAGCTTTCTCAGACGCTTCCTGATAAAGCAGCAGCTCTTTATAATTTAGGGAATACTTATATGCAGATGAATCAGCCGGATAAGGCTGCAGATTATTATAAGCAATCCTTAAAACAGGATCCTTATAACGAAGCAATCAGAAAGAACTATGAGATTGCCAAGCTCAAGGAAAAAGAAAATCAACAAAAGAAAAACCAAAAGAATAACTCAGGCAAAGGAGGCGGTGGTAAAGACCAACAACAAAATGATGATCAAAAAGGTAATCCTAAAGATCAAAAACAAGATCAGGGAAAAGGTCAGCAAAATCAAGGTGAAAGTCAACAGGGTAATGACCCTAACCAGAACCAAAACAACGAGGGCAAAATACCCAAAGATCTTGAAAACGCAATATTAGATAAAGTAAGCGATAAAGAAAAAGAAACCGCCAGAAGAATTTTAAATAAAAATTCTTATTCGATGCCTGAAAGCAACGAGAAAGATTGGTGATGCAGCAAAAACTGATTTACATACTAGTTATTCTTACGTCCGTAATTTCTTACGGACAAGTAAACATTTCTGTAACTCCGGATAAAACGGATTACAACAGTAAGGATATTGTAAATCTTACCATTGTTCTTGAATTGAATGGTAGTGAATATAATCAGCAGACCCCACTTCGTTTACCCGATCTGTCAAAGTTTACCATGGTTGGTAGCGGATCTGTTAGCAGTGGTTATATGGATCCCGAAACCAACACAGTAATCACTCAATACGTTACCCGGGTAGCTCTTGAGCCTAAGCAAAAAGGGAAAGTGAGAATAGGCTCTGTTTTGGTTACGATTAATAACAAAATTTACAAAACCGAACCCTTTGAAATCTTTGTAAGAGAGGGTGACAAAAGATCTGTTGCCAGCGCTTCGAATGATGTTTATCTGAATATGGAAATTGATGATAAGGAGGTGTATCAGGATCAGCCTACCATTGCTGTTTTAAAGGTATATTCTAAAAATATTGATAATTTCAGAAAAGTAAAAAACATTCGTCTTCCGAATCAGGATAATCTCAATGTTCATCCGATCAATTTTAAAAGATCTGAAATTGACCCTTCAGGATATGGGAATATGGCATCTCAGATTTTAGCCATGTTTCTTGTATTTCCTAATGAAGCTGGCTATGTTGAGGTACCTTCTGTCTCAGCTTCCGTAAATACTTATGCTAACAAGAATAAAATTCTATCCAATAAAGTCAAACTGAATGTCAAAAAGCTTCCCGAAGGCTCTCCTGAATACTTTACCAATGCAGTAGGGAATTTCAATGTAAGTGTATACAATGCATCGAAAGACAAAATTGAGGCTAAAAAGCCGATGAATGTGGTTGTAAAAATTTCCGGTGAGGGAAATCTGACGGATATGAATCTGCCGAAAATTGTCGAATCTCCGGATTATGAAGTGT from Chryseobacterium piperi encodes:
- a CDS encoding VWA domain-containing protein, with amino-acid sequence MFNFELYSPWFLLLFLLFIPLLFRDISKQKKKGIKVPTVKNMDPNNGILAVLFLLKISKYLILSALIIAMARPRTFTVSQDRDDTKGIDIMLSVDVSLSMLAKDLTPDRLTALKNIAIKFVEKRPNDRVGLVTYSGEAFTKVPVTSDHQVVIDELKNLNPLELQPGTAIGEGLSVAVNHLKNSKAKSKIIILMTDGVNTIENAMPTQVGAELAKNNNIKVYSIGIGTNGYALMPTQTDIFGDLVFTETEVKIDEPILREIAQVTGGKYFRATSNSSLEEVYDEINQLEKSDVKVSKLYNYEEYFKIFLWIALGMLVMDALLRWVFYKFLS
- a CDS encoding vWA domain-containing protein; translation: MNWYLGNYWYLLLLLLLPLLAYLLVHYLKWKNKKKNIFADSQFHEDLFEKKSGFTKVFPTLYLLGILFLIFSIIDLLNGSEEIKTNQKLNNVIFMLDVSNSMNAEDINPNRLNEAKNVMINTMQKMRNDKIGIVIFAGEATSIMPLTTDYASAETYINAIETNSMQIQGTDFLKAMRTAVNKFKNVSKGARKVVLLSDGEDNEGNDNAAIKLANKEGIMVTSVGIGSDEGAPVPEYVFGQLMGYKADRNGETVISKRQTAALKKMAESTGGNYIDGNNVNEAPDRIIDALNRKMSSSETLVKSQNANHYYQYFLAVSLFFFFLIYIFNPKRDFNV
- a CDS encoding tetratricopeptide repeat protein, with product MNTKIIFLSFIIAFLASDFLFAQENYRTLVYEGNQKFNGKNYDGASSKYMEAIKSNEKDFTAHYNLGNALYKNKKYEEAKVEFEKAQQLSQTLPDKAAALYNLGNTYMQMNQPDKAADYYKQSLKQDPYNEAIRKNYEIAKLKEKENQQKKNQKNNSGKGGGGKDQQQNDDQKGNPKDQKQDQGKGQQNQGESQQGNDPNQNQNNEGKIPKDLENAILDKVSDKEKETARRILNKNSYSMPESNEKDW
- a CDS encoding BatD family protein, coding for MQQKLIYILVILTSVISYGQVNISVTPDKTDYNSKDIVNLTIVLELNGSEYNQQTPLRLPDLSKFTMVGSGSVSSGYMDPETNTVITQYVTRVALEPKQKGKVRIGSVLVTINNKIYKTEPFEIFVREGDKRSVASASNDVYLNMEIDDKEVYQDQPTIAVLKVYSKNIDNFRKVKNIRLPNQDNLNVHPINFKRSEIDPSGYGNMASQILAMFLVFPNEAGYVEVPSVSASVNTYANKNKILSNKVKLNVKKLPEGSPEYFTNAVGNFNVSVYNASKDKIEAKKPMNVVVKISGEGNLTDMNLPKIVESPDYEVFAPKITSKVVPGLSGIKGEILANYVVIPRKAGPISIKTEQFAFFNPNSKEYVDLGQKILALNAFSHEQILESRSTVEKVNEYTNSLLETVNTPVLKTTTFKVKEKSKFHWNILLTNIAILLALLIGYISFKTWQKKRKLIKETVPVKPLGSVAETEKEIRERLKTDVNDYFSYLENLKDSGDYKKFFETVDELDTEVRKEYFQGSSKDFGKFLESYKGIAVAEEYRTLSQKIQIEKYSPVKSSEGIDELLVAVVNLYSKISK